The window TGAACTTTGTTCCCTCTGTTCCACCACGCCATCGAATCTTTCGGCCGTCGGGCGACAACTGGAACTTGGTGCTCATGCCAGTCACAGCAGATCGAACGAAATCAGGGGTAACGTTAATCATGTGGAGCTGAGCCAGATTGCAAAGCAAGTTAAGGTAAACCCATCCCTCAGCATCAGGATGAACATCCTGGTTGTGCTGTACCGCTAACAGTTCTGGTGGCACTAAGCCTAGATGGCGGATATAATCCATGTTATCGGCTGGCACTTGGGTACGATCTGGGTCTAAATCAAGGGGCCGTGTGGGTCGTTGTTCGGGCAGGGTTGTCATTGGAGGCGAAGGGTTTGTGCCTGAACCAGTGCTATTGCCGTTGCCGCCGGACTCGGTATTGTCTCCATTGGAATTCGATGCGGAGCCATTATCAGCAGAACGACTCTTTTTACCAGAGTGGCCGGGTTGCTGTTCGTTAGGGAGGATTCGGGCCTCTCTTGTAGGCTCTTTGCCGCTTGTTTGCAGTGTCGGAGGTTCGTGAATAGAGGAGTTCGAGGTGTTAGTAACGTTTGGTTGTGTGTCCGCAACGACAGACGCTAGAGCGGCAGAACTGCCACTTGGCTGGACAGGCTGCTTCCTCACCACGTGGCGTCCGCCGATCTTGCCTGTAAACAACTGTTCCAGCCGACGAACGACAagcttctttctctccttctctgtCATGATCATGTGTCGGGGATATAACCCCTCGGGAATATCGCGGAGATAATTTTCGACTGCTTCCGACGACTTTGCTTGCGAGCCCATGCTGGGACGGCTCAAAGAGGTCCCCGACGACTTGGCACCAGTGGACATGGAAGCATAGGCGGAGTCAGCTGGGCGGAAGTTGGAtcctgatgatgatgatgcgtGCTTAGATCCAGAACCGGAGTACATGTTGTCGCGACTGGCATGGCgagacttcttcttgttctgcgACGACGACGTATTGGGAGATCCATCTAGACTTGCTGCAAAGTCTCGGAGTGTGGCCTCGagttctctcttcttcttcttgggcagTCCATGACACTTGATCTCGAAAAGCTTCTCCTTTCGAAGCATATCTGGACCTGTGTTCTTGTAACGTTTGAGCTCCTCACGGAGCTTCTGGATTTCTACCGTGAGGTCATCAATGACACTTCGGTAATCATCTGCACTGCTACTATGTGCTGCTGTGAGTTTAGGGGGTGCGAGTTGATTGTAGTAGGGTTTGTCTTCGTTTGAAGAGTCGGATTCCTTTTGGAAGAAAGGGGGATCAACTATTAATTGAGTCAACATGATGTCCGTTCCCTTTCGTTTTGAGATGATCGCTTACCTTCCATGACATTACTGTCAAATGTGGCGGTTGGGTTCTGGTTTGACTGATCAAACCATGTATTAGGGTCGCTTTGGCCGGTCTCATTACTGTCGCCCGATGAATTACGCCGAGGAgatgatgtcgtcgtcgtcttgaCAGCAGGTCCTGAGCCCTGGCTGGCCTTGAGTGATGCATCGCGTGCTAGTCGGTGATGACGAAGAGTGACCGAGTTCGCGGGGGATGTTCGCCGGGGGAGCGGGTGGCCAGTCTTGGAAGAAAACGGCGGCGGTTGCGTTCCTTGAGAAATATCTTGATTAAGTGGCATTGTCTTTCATGTAATTCAAGTATGAAGTATTGATGATGGACAATTTAGCATTTCCCGAAATGCGAGGCAGTTAGCATGTCGTAGAAACTAGTCGTCGAGCTGTGTTCTGGTAAGAACGTCAGGGTCCGGGTCCGACGATCCGTGACGTAGGGCCTAGAAGCACCTTATAGCGGGCTGAGAGCCTGGACGTCAGGGGACTTATTAGCACAATCTGTTATTAACAAAACATAGCAATATATGATGTCGGGTATGAGCAACGAAGGTTATCGCAAGCGGCTGAGAAGAGCTTCTATTGGCTGTTGGGTGACGAGCGATCGATCGATCGAAGCTTCATCGCCAAATGACGAAAGATGATGGCAGGCCAGTTACACAGTCTCAAAGGGGAAGAATGCCGGGTGTTTCTAGGACACTCACCTTTGCTAAAATTCACTTTAACACAATTAAGACCCTGAGATTGGACTTTTGCCAAATCCCCAGTTTTGATCCGACTGTGCAATTCTTTGGTGGAGAGATTTCCCGTATGATGGTTAATTTGGTGTCGCAGTTCTCAATTAGTCGATTGAAGCTTTCTCTCCACAATCAGCTTTTGGCCACAAAATATCGCAACCACTCCTGGAATCGCAACCGTTTGAGTGGTGATGTTTACGTAGTCTCGATAGCTCTTGTGAGCTTGGTTTAGTGACCAGAATCGATAAATCTGAAGATGCCGAAACTGGGTAATTGTGTCGTCGCGTAAGTGACCAAAATGTTTTGTGGCGATAATTAGATCAGTCGAATACTTGGCAAGTAAGTTATCGTCGGTATTCGCTCGTCTTTCGAATGCTGAATTGTGTACAAGATTGTTTATTGTGCTGGCGATTCGTAGCCTGGGTTGTGCGGAGTGTTGGACGGTAAGGATCAGGTCAAGTTGTCGTAGTTGAAAAGTGCCGTAATGAAGAGTAGGAGCTTTACGAAGCAGCAAAGCCAGACAAGTTTCCAGAAACTGAAATGTCTTTTttaaaagagagaagaagtggtggAGTCCGGTATGCCAACGGGCGATATGTATATGAATAGACCAGGGTCGCTCAGGGTACTCAAGTCGACAGGGTGTGAGGAATTAGGGGAGAAGCGACCGTTCCACGGCGGCAGAGAGGGGAGGAAACGAGGTCTAGAATAGTTGAGTGTGATGTGGACGGTTTGGATAGTACAGGATGAGAATTCAAGCAAGCCGAGCCAGAGGGAGCTCAGAGTCGAGtcaaaagaataaaaagGGTAAACAAGCCACAAGTGGGAAATACCGTCGCAGTAGGATACTTAACAGAGTGCAGTCCGTTTAAGGCTGGAGGTATGGGAGGCAAATCTCAATAGTGACAGTGGCAGTGGTAGTGGACGGAGGAAGGAGAAGGTATTCAGGGcctccaccagcaacagcaagagTGCAACTCGAAGCATGCCCACCAGGTCCAGCCAGAGCCACTGCGACTACCAAGGCACCCGAGTCCCGGTGCGTAGCGGCATCGCAAGGCGGCGAAAAGAAGGGTTGGTTGAGTGAGGATTTGCCAGGTTGGGACGAGGATGCAAGAGCTAGAAGGTCAGATCGCGCCCTCATTGCTCCGATTTCCACGTCGCTGGAGAACCATAGAGATCAGAGAACATCGGGCCcaaaaaaaagacaaagcagGGACCTCCTCTAACGGGCTCGACTAGCGCAACACCTAGAGTGTGTATGAATTATAGATGGACCCCTTTTTTCGGTCAAcacctgctgctgcttcgTCCTTCAGCCGATAGGACGCTGCAAACAACAGCCGTTGGGGGTGTTTCAAAAGATTTGATACAACCACGTCTGCAACTGTCACCTCGCTTACGCCCAGAGTCCCAGTGCGGGGGCTAGACGAGGACAGCCAAGCCAATGACGGTTCAAACTCATGGAAAGAAAACAGGGCAAGTGGCCCGCGTACTAGTGCCGCGGAAAGAATAgtcttgtttttctttcacCTGTGGCTTCTGTGGTCGCTGATCTTGATTTGTGTCTGTCATCGGCCTTGTTTGACCAAGGCATTTGGCTTCCAGACTCCTGCAAACTGCAAACTGCAACACGAAACGGCACACCGGAACTTTACTTTTAGGGAACATGGATGCAACTTCCATTGTGATAGATAAAGAAATGCCGAGCGAAACACGTGGTTTGATTAAGCCATTGACAAATTCCTGAAATGCTTCGAATTTCCAAGAATTATAATTGCAAATCATGCGATCCTCACATTACACCAAAATCAGATGCACTGAAGAACCCTCCACCAGGAAATAGACACCTATCCATCCTTCCACCCAGTAGTAAGGCTCGGAGGTAACTCTTAGCCACCCGGGTGCTTATCACCAACTTTACACCCGACTCCACCCTCCTTGCAATTGATCTTCAACCACCCAGCAACAAGCGAGTTGCTCCTACTAAACATTTGATGTCACAGCCAAAAAGCAGTGTTTGCATCTTGTTTCGTTCATGATATCTGTGTATACAGCTGCTTATCCTAGCCTCTCACTATAGAGGGCATTTGTTGCCTGTCTCCCGATATCCTCTCTTGACAGAAATGTCCAAACACTACTCCCGGGGAGCCGGACAGGAAATCCGCCTCTGTCTGGTGTCCATGCGTATAATCCCTGGAAGCCTCGTGAGCTTGTGAGTTGCCCTTCCCAGAACATTCTCCTCTATTCTCTGCGTTCCAAGTACTCGAACGAAGATCTTGTGGTTTTTCCAAGGTAAGATGTGAGCTGATACAAACCCCTAGTTCCGTCGTCAGCTGTTCTACTGTGTACTGAGGCTCTGTTTTGCAGATCACTTTCCACATGACGTCGACCCCAGTGAGAATTTCAGGGTCCTTGCACACAACCCAATACATCCCCTGAGACCCTGAGACCCTGCTTGGAACAGTTTCGACGGGGTTTTTACAGCAAGAGACTTGTTTTCCTTGATTTCTCGCAATACGTAGGCACCTAAACAAGGATAGGAATCAAGAATTCTCTGATGCCGTGGAATTACGGATAAGGCTTATCCTTCCCGTCTGAAGGTCACGAGACTTGGACAGGGACAGATGCTATTCCGATGATTCTCCGCCCTTACCTACCAAGGATGGTCTAGAAACATTGGGAAAGTTCCCGCAGTCATCAAAAACATCTGCAGCCAGGATGTACACACCCTAAACCTTTCTTCTGTGGCAATGGGAAACCAAATGTCGAGATCGCAATATCGAATTCTCAAATCCATGAAAAATTCATGTATCGAGTGGCAAAGACCATCTCTCGCGCATATCGCCACGCCGCTGTTCGGATTTAACGACCGAAAACACTCTGATTGGGTGGTTTGGCGCTTCCTCTCTTTTCGATCTCGAAGAAGCGCACCGTTAGCTTGGATCGAAACCCACGGGACGACCCTTCGTGCAGGAGTGGCTCAGTAGGGAAATGGGGTTATGCTTGAAAGGAGACGGCTAAGGCCTGTCGATAGCACCCAATCTACCAATCCAACTACTGGCTTAGGGAACACGACGATTTAGACATCTTGGCTTGAAAGGTTTATACTTGCATTCATGTCGATCAGAGTCCCTGAAACAGACACCAGATACACCTTATCCCGGGAGTCTGGCTCGTTCTTATCTAGAAGCACGATTGTCCCGATGATGGTATTGTGCGATCATCTCCGTGTTGATCACCCGTTAGCCGTCGATATCGCGCTGCCACGCTTGGTCCAAAGCCGATTGACATTCGGCCGTGGTGGGTTCGTTCAGGGCCATCACCAGGTGTCAGGTACAAATGTTACACGGGGAGTGGTGACCGGTTGCACATGGTCAACAGGATCGTGAGTTATGCCTTGGATCTTTTGGTGTCGCATTTTCTAGAGAGTTTGAGGTCTTCTTTCAGATCAACCCAGGGCAATCTCAGCTTTATGCATAGTACAGTCAATTCTGGTGCTTCTACATACATCCAAACGTCGCAACACTTCCTTCACCTTTCAAGGCGGGCCCCATGAGGCTAGCGATGGTGCATATGAGATCATTGAAGCACTTGCAACGGATAGCTGAGCTTCCGTGTTAGTCCTCTCGATCAGTCGTATTTTTCTGCGATTCGCGTGTATTATGAGCTGTCTGCTTTACTGCAAGGCAGAATAACTACAAGACATCAAGATACCGAGTCACAGTCGTGCGGTTCGCAACTCATTACGCCTATGTTTTGTCGTTTTTCCTGTGCCACAAAACACTGGAGTTGACACGAAGCACATTTACTTATTTGGCGTATGACTGTCCTACCACGCGATTTGCTGAAAGCCTACAGGCTCGATTGAGTCTCGACTCTGAGATTGACCCTTATTCCCGCCCGATCTTGGGGACGCTGCCTCTCCCCCACAACCGGAAACCAAAACACGTACCCACATAACATCGCCCAGTCATCCATCGTTCAGAGACACCACACACAATTTCTTTACCAGGAGCACATGCTGGACTCCAGGGCCCTCTGCCCCTCTACCTTCCGCGTGTTAGCCATTTAGCCATTCTACTGCCATTTAAGGGCCCTTGGATAGCGGAGCGGGACCTCCGGCGTCCCTCCAGGCAAGGGTTCTGGAGATGCTCGTCCCCCTGGCAGGTTTGGCTTGGAGCCATAGTCAACCCCTGGGCGATCGTCCAGCGTTCGCATTGGGTGAGCTAGAGCCATCGGGGTGAGCATGTGGCTCGTCAGGTTGTACAGATCTGAAGCGTGTGGAGACTTCTGATCGTCCAGGATGCGGGAGCTGATCTCTGTGATCTGAAGGTGAGGATCTCGGCGATGCCTCCGCGACTCATCATTGGTCGTGTATGTGTCTCCAAGTTCAATCTCGAACTATGGGAGTTTTCTCGCCGAACAGTGGCTGATTAGCTTCTTCGTTCCGCCGTTGGGTCGAGCAGACGCGGCGCTGTGGGTGTGTACATAATCTACAATTTTTCCTTCCGGGTCTGCTATTCGATATCCACTCGTTACTTTTGTCTGGCCTTTAACAATATGATCAACAGGGACAAATCTGCTCCTATCTCATGTCTTGGATTGTATGGTCAGCTTTACATGGatctttgttgagaattcAAAGCCCTAGTCTAGATACCCAGAAGGCAAGTAGGCCAGCAGAATACGGCGGGATAACACACAAACTAGACATTAGAAATGCATGGAGGTCTTTTGTCTCAGTGTGCTTCTCATTTGCTGGTTATGTTTCCGACAGGGGCATGGCCagttgttttcttttcccttttagCATGTCTCTCCATCTTGGACCCTAATAATCGTTTCCAATTGTTGATTCGCGGTTCAAAGGGGAAAAATAAGATATTACTTTATGAAAACGAATGTTCCCTGTACGTGCACCCTGGTTGATACAACTATAGAGATTTCATGATTCAGTCTTGTTGTGGGTGGCAAGAGTGGCAACAAGTCGAGTCAAAATTTGACGAGTGTGAGCAAGTTGTCTTTTGCGTTTGATCAGTATTGAATCAGGGCGTCTGTCATAGGACTATAGAAATCTATTACGCAGTGTTCATGGTAGGCGGGTGAATTGATAAGTTAGTTCTTATAGACATAGTGCACTCGGATACTAGAAAAAAATAGCTACACCATGTCCAATGTAGCAAGCCTAATATTGAGAATATGACAAGATCACAGACAGCCGCGGCTTGTGATCCTAGTTGGTTCAGCAGCTAGTTAATAACCTCACGCTTCTTATTTGCAGATTTGCCACTATGGCCACCCTATACACAGTACTTCAACGTTAAAAACGCAATGACAATAACATATGTGGGAAAGTGCTTAAGGAATGAGTAAGAGGCAGCTATAACAATAATTTATAAACAGTCATCCAGTAAGGTATCAAGCGAGTTGTTATTACTACTTGACCTACCTACATGTGTTCATAACACACATGTTGTTATTGTGTTCAGCCATGTTATGCTTAGGTGAGTCGTCATCCAAAATCATAGAAGCGTTTGAGAAACATTATAATTCTCTATTCTCGGTAATTTTACTCTTTTAAAACTCTAGACTCTAGGTCTATCCAGTCGAGGGTAATTTCTAACCCTCATCAACTCCAAAGCCATGCAGTCGACTGGCACGCATCAAGAACCAACAGCCCACGCCCAGCGCTCAGCCATCAACAAATCGCTAATACTACTACCACTACTACTACACCATCCCTCGGGATTCATTTTATTTTTAGGTATATTTGCTCATCATAGTCATCTTAATTaagccttctcgagaagggACTTTCCAGTCATCTCCTCAGGCTGAGGCAGACCCATAGCGGCGAGGACGGTAGGGGCGACGTCACCGAGAACACcctcggtggtcttcttgaggctCCAACCCTCGGGGTAGTTGGCCATGAGAAGGGGTACCTTGTTGGTGGTGTGGCtggtcttgggcttgccaTCAGCGAACTTCATCTCCTCAGCGTTACCGTGGTCggcagtgatgaagagaacgTAGCCAGCCTTCTTGCAACCCTCAAGAATCTTGCCAATGGCCTTGTCGGTGGCCTCACAGCCGATGACAGCGGCGTCGTAGACACCAGTGTGACCGACCATGTCGGGAGGAGCAAAGTTGTTCATGACGAAGGGGAACTTCTGCTCGCCGAGACGCTTGACAACCTGGTCGGCGACGCCATCGGCAGACATCTCAGGGGCAAGATCGTAGGTAGCGACGGACTTGTTGGAGGGAACCAGATCTTGGGACTGGTCG is drawn from Fusarium graminearum PH-1 chromosome 3, whole genome shotgun sequence and contains these coding sequences:
- a CDS encoding frequency clock protein — protein: MPLNQDISQGTQPPPFSSKTGHPLPRRTSPANSVTLRHHRLARDASLKASQGSGPAVKTTTTSSPRRNSSGDSNETGQSDPNTWFDQSNQNPTATFDSNVMEVDPPFFQKESDSSNEDKPYYNQLAPPKLTAAHSSSADDYRSVIDDLTVEIQKLREELKRYKNTGPDMLRKEKLFEIKCHGLPKKKKRELEATLRDFAASLDGSPNTSSSQNKKKSRHASRDNMYSGSGSKHASSSSGSNFRPADSAYASMSTGAKSSGTSLSRPSMGSQAKSSEAVENYLRDIPEGLYPRHMIMTEKERKKLVVRRLEQLFTGKIGGRHVVRKQPVQPSGSSAALASVVADTQPNVTNTSNSSIHEPPTLQTSGKEPTREARILPNEQQPGHSGKKSRSADNGSASNSNGDNTESGGNGNSTGSGTNPSPPMTTLPEQRPTRPLDLDPDRTQVPADNMDYIRHLGLVPPELLAVQHNQDVHPDAEGWVYLNLLCNLAQLHMINVTPDFVRSAVTGMSTKFQLSPDGRKIRWRGGTEGTKFSSDSSGYNSQKSPSTDDTEGGSESKRKRQKTGRSTGDEFQSGSSSKNGLKYDPQLCAPSESFHYKPLFAQQDSSGGQTSLDETVSSFGPPEESNVGESRWGFSGSGVSSRRKRRHDGAIIYYSGAPFCTDLSGDPGDMSPTTQMRAAGQTQSDKGSFKVPPSPLRRTDSGSFLNYRPLTDRGVLSTQATTAMDIDSEDPPSLTDDTDDASDVDLDFTWSDKAQYMQHYPLEPCGLGGVLPEDHFMVVVSTKRSKQDELSSIQMAGGRIGESTDAVVRRLATMSTSSPVSGALRSLPTMGPLPIEIEYMSGRIKRLTPVSLPPPAIFFPPFSPSESTVDSDDDMSDDMDTSESLRDLMGQRKLQHQSDGYPDGVDLSSGDEEGDEPDDSPSQNMYAASRDPKALPNRPRQAARRTSSAAAAAGTARGASKSNSANPALSHDASSVATAGAAESGYSSSDESP